From Poecile atricapillus isolate bPoeAtr1 chromosome Z, bPoeAtr1.hap1, whole genome shotgun sequence, one genomic window encodes:
- the LOC131573754 gene encoding epithelial membrane protein 1-like, translated as MLVLLAGIFVVHIATVIMLFVSTIANVWMVSSSNVGTISTGLWLLCNRTCTQLPVSSQDEASLKAVQAFMILSIIFSVVGLVLFIIQLFTLEKGKRFYMTGAVMLVCWMCILIAVSIYTARLPGTMVYYTNPHHGYCFILAWICFCFSFIIGILYLVLRKK; from the exons ATGTTGGTGCTACTGGCTGGTATCTTTGTGGTTCACATCGCCACTGTCATCATGCTCTTTGTCTCCACCATTGCCAAC GTTTGGATGGTGAGTTCTTCCAACGTTGGAACGATCTCAACAGGACTCTGGCTGCTTTGCAACAGGACCTGCACTCAGCTGCCAGTTAGCAGTCAAGATGAGG CTTCCCTCAAAGCCGTGCAAGCCTTTATGATCCTCTCGATCATTTTCTCCGTTGTGGGGCTCGTCCTGTTCATTATCCAGCTGTTCACCCTGGAAAAAGGCAAACGTTTCTACATGACCGGAGCCGTCATGCTGGTTTGCT GGATGTGCATCCTTATTGCAGTCTCCATTTACACAGCTCGGCTCCCAGGCACGATGGTGTACTACACAAATCCTCACCATGGCTACTGCTTCATATTAGCCTGGATCTGCTTTTGCTTCAGTTTCATCATTGGCATCCTCTACCTTgttcttagaaaaaaataa